AATCTCTCCCAAAaagcttgacaaaaaaaaaaaatgttaggggGAATGAAATGTAAGAGATTTGTGTAGTGGCCATACATTGCTATCATTCTTACAGCACAATGTATGCtgcagtgctttatgtgtgtgttaAGTGCGTCTTATTCCCCTTTTAATTTtccatagaaattggcacttttatatattaaatttgTTACACGCTGCTGGTTGTCAGACAACCAGTACTGTTATTTCCTAGCTTaaggcaggcaattgcccagagcacctgctgccttgcaaagacttctcattaagctggattgggaagtctgtgattggacagctacagaaagtatTGGTGGGGTTAGAAAGGAATGGCTTGAAAAGGCAGCAgtgaagagatctgcagcttttgcaagttgttcTAAGATATATCcctaatgaaaaatgcataattagatTCGTGCTTATTTGCATTaggagtagggatcgaccgatatttattttttagagccgataccgataaacTGAACATTcaggccgataacttaccgatactctgtacatttaccatttaaaaaaaatacatttttacacaaatctactgttaactgaatatcatttatttgcaaatctttttttattatggtaaatgcacagaatatatatgtgtgtgtggtggatgcagtaagagtgtttgtgtactggatgtatagtgtgtgtatagtgaatgcagtgtgtgtatataatgcagagtatgtgtgcttgtgcagtgagtgtttgtgtaggtatgttaagtgtgtaaaacttttattaaaaaagtatatataaaaaagttacattgttttaatcccctccctgcttcttacctggccaggcaGGGGGGATAtggaattccctggtggtcctgtgccCTGGACAGTGCAGAGgaggcccagcacactcttactaaccttcccttcagctcccctgtctaactcttgcgGCCTGTGTGCCGGCGGGGCGTTgacatggtaacccgtggcaacactgacggccgcgagatttagacaggggagctgaagggaaggtaagtaaaagtgtgctgggcccccaggaccctgatggcggccctggtctgcattatcagCAATATTGGCATCTTTAtttaccgatattgctgaaaatacataATATTGGCCAGACCGATAATTGATTGATCCCTAATGacgggtatatctactaaacagttttttttaaaaaaatatttaggcagtgaagtgtcccttcgCACAGCgatggggaacctttggccctccagatgtttttgacTAAATCTCCCATAATGATGGGAAAGCATCAAAGGagatatagtccaaaacatctggagggccaaaagGTTCCCCACCTCTGCtttaacactaccctcaccacaCTATCTCTAATCCTCAAATAAACCCCTTCTCATTCCCTTTACTCCACTAATTACCTTTTCTTGTCCTCTGTTCAATCCACCTCTTCTATTTATTGTCTACAAGACTTTACCTCATCTATGGGGTGCTCTACCCTGTTCTTTCTCCTGTCCTCCAGTTCTTTAAAAACTATCACTAAAATTGCATCTCTTTAAGAAAGCTTACCATCTTCTTAGTTAACTTCTACACTTTTTAAACCCACTCAACATTGCCTCTGCTCACTCCTCTCACTCTAGTAACTAAACACATATCACATCCATCCAGTGTAACACCTAACAAAGAAGGTAATGCTGGCTCCAGGTCAAAATGTTATAAAACCAAGAAcgacaataaataaaattacattaaagatAAATATGGGCAGATAAACAATTGTATAACAGATCTAGTAAAATGTATTCTGATTCCAGTAACATTTTCAAAGTAGGCTGGGTAGTGAGGAAGTGCAGTTACACGCACTGTAATTCCTTGTGGAAATAACACTGAGTCAGGGGAGGTTTAATATCCTAACCAACAGATTCAGAAGGGTCAGGAAGACAAAGCCCCAGGGTTCCACTTTAAATTCTCCACAGCAACCTTGGATTTGTTTAGCCCCGATTTAGATCCAGGTTATGCCAATGGTAACTTCTGCAAGTGGCAACCAAACCTTACCCCGTATCCCACATGTAATTTGACAAGCATAGCTTCCTTGTTTAACTGTAGCACAATTGTACAGCTAACCGAACCTAGTGCTCACAGCCTATAATTGTACAAAAAGTTAGATGGCTTTGTAGAAGTTAATCTTCTACATGACCTACACAGCTGCATTGGGACTAGGGTTTGCATGATCACAAGAGCCTCAGTTTTTTGTCATATCACTGAAAAGTGAGTATACAGAGAAAGATGGGTCCGCAAACTAATACTCATTGCTCCATTATAGCTACAATGACTTGTAGTGATTAAGGTGAACACCCTTTAACAGATATATAGCTTTATGCAGTACACCGTGCTAGTAACCTCTTCGGAAACAGTAAAGTATTAGGATAAGGCATTTTCCTATGAATGCACAATAATGGAAAAAATCACCATGTTCTAGTATTGCAGGCAGCAGACCCTTATTCTTGTTAGTACAACTTTCACTACTTtgtaatttactttttatttatttttttaaaccttgtcctaaagaccaaaaaaaaaaaaagcacacaccaGTGTAAAACAGAATAGTAAATGATTTAATTTGCCAATGAAAGGTACACTTCAAATCTCAAATTAGGACAGTTTTCAATCATACTTTAACTAGTACCAAACCTGGTGTTTGTTTCAAGAGGAGTGCTAAATTATTAgcttgacaactgtcctcagctGAATACAGATGTGTATGTTTGCATGTGTCGCTTCACGCTATCTGCTATCTCTTGGTCTGTTTTGCCACGGTTGTAGTAATCAGTGAAAAGTCCATCTGGGTTAAGCAGATAAATTATAATTGTATGATCTATAATGTAGTCATTGTCCTCATCAGGTTGGCCAGCACTGTAATATACACGATATGCTTTTGCAACCTCCTTCACCTGCTCAGGGGTCCCTGTAAGACCAAGTAGACGCGGATGAAATTCACTCACATACTTTGCTAGAGCTGGCACATTGTCACGCTCTGGATCAACTGTGATAAAGACAGGCAAGACAGGTGGCACCGTGGAGTCTTTATCGAGCAGGGACACAGCAGAGCTCATTTTTTCAAGCTCGTCTGGACAGATGTCTGGACAGTGAGTAAATCCAAAATACATGAGGACCCATTTCCCCCTCAGGTCCTGTTTACAGCAGGACTGACCCATATGGTTTATCAGACGGAAATCACCCAGGCCCACGGCCAAAGTTTGAAGTTGCTGTATGCGCTTTATCTTCTGCTGTTTCTGCTTCTCCCATCGCAGATAATACCAAACTCCCAAAGCACCTCCACCTAGAATACCAGTTACTGCAAGCCTTGTACGTAGGGACACAGGAGGTCGCGGTGAACTTGACTTCTGAGTACTTTGTAACTTGGGGGATGTAGAGACACCTTTACTGTGCGTGAACCATTTTATATGAGAAGGGGAACGTCTAAGGATTGAATTGAAAGAGATCATTGCTCCACAGTGCACAGGACGAACACACACTCCTACAAGCATTCtactggagaaaaaaaataaaaataaataatcattgTAAGAATATATGAATGTCACTGCTCTGAAATCACAACTTACCATATGAAAGGAAAACATCACAATAGAAAATTTCTTACCAAAGGTAATAAAAAACTATAGTGTCATCTGTATTAACTCCTGAATGCATCTTTACCAGAATCTCctaagtgtccctattttggaTAAAATGTATACAAGAGAGAGGTAGCATTAACCCTCAGATACAGGACAATATGCAACAAAGGAGTAGAAAAAAatggaatatagtgtagtatgtcagaTATTGATTGGAGGAAGCAAAAGGAAATGCACTTGCAATTTACGGAGCTAACAATTAGCTCCAATTCTGTGCGCCTGAGTGGTATAATACCCGCCTGTGGATAAGTGGTATGTTTCTTGAACTAGATGG
This Pelobates fuscus isolate aPelFus1 chromosome 3, aPelFus1.pri, whole genome shotgun sequence DNA region includes the following protein-coding sequences:
- the LOC134601065 gene encoding protein SCO2 homolog, mitochondrial, which codes for MLVGVCVRPVHCGAMISFNSILRRSPSHIKWFTHSKGVSTSPKLQSTQKSSSPRPPVSLRTRLAVTGILGGGALGVWYYLRWEKQKQQKIKRIQQLQTLAVGLGDFRLINHMGQSCCKQDLRGKWVLMYFGFTHCPDICPDELEKMSSAVSLLDKDSTVPPVLPVFITVDPERDNVPALAKYVSEFHPRLLGLTGTPEQVKEVAKAYRVYYSAGQPDEDNDYIIDHTIIIYLLNPDGLFTDYYNRGKTDQEIADSVKRHMQTYTSVFS